One segment of Agrococcus sp. ProA11 DNA contains the following:
- a CDS encoding ABC transporter permease, whose translation MRGLRWALGKLGAALLVVWVVATLVFFALRVSGDPLEAILGGPGSQASPEAVAAARAEYGLDQPLLVQYLVQLARIGTLQLGDSFARKQPVAELIGEQLAPTLLLATLALILAWLLAITGATIAVHGRGRFGRAVSRVLRGIEVVATVTPQFWLGAVLILVFVVGLGLLPATSAGTDPAGLVLPVVTLAVPIAGFLGQVMQAQLDDADRAPFATSARARGASEAWVLWRHTLRHASIPAVALSGWAYGSLLSGAVVVESLFARPGLGRLLLDAANARDVPLVIGAVVAVAVIYVAIVILSDVVELLLDPRLVEPRTSATAADLTVGG comes from the coding sequence GTGCGGGGGCTGCGCTGGGCGCTCGGCAAGCTCGGCGCGGCACTGCTCGTCGTCTGGGTCGTGGCGACGCTCGTCTTCTTCGCGCTGCGGGTCTCCGGCGATCCGCTCGAGGCCATCCTGGGCGGGCCCGGCTCGCAGGCGAGTCCCGAGGCGGTCGCGGCGGCGCGCGCCGAGTACGGGCTCGATCAGCCCCTGCTCGTGCAGTACCTCGTGCAGCTCGCGCGCATCGGGACGCTGCAGCTGGGCGACTCGTTCGCCCGCAAGCAGCCGGTGGCCGAGCTCATCGGCGAGCAGCTCGCCCCGACGCTGCTGCTGGCGACGCTCGCGCTGATCCTCGCCTGGCTGCTCGCGATCACGGGCGCGACCATCGCCGTGCACGGGCGCGGCCGGTTCGGGCGCGCGGTCTCGCGCGTGCTGCGCGGCATCGAGGTGGTCGCCACCGTCACCCCGCAGTTCTGGCTCGGCGCCGTGCTCATCCTGGTCTTCGTCGTGGGACTCGGGCTGCTGCCGGCCACGAGCGCAGGCACGGACCCGGCCGGGCTCGTGCTGCCGGTGGTCACGCTCGCGGTCCCGATCGCGGGCTTCCTCGGCCAGGTCATGCAGGCACAGCTCGACGATGCCGACCGTGCGCCGTTCGCGACGAGCGCCCGCGCGCGCGGTGCCTCGGAGGCATGGGTGCTGTGGCGGCACACGCTGCGGCACGCGAGCATCCCCGCCGTCGCGCTGTCGGGATGGGCGTACGGCAGCCTCCTCAGCGGCGCCGTCGTGGTGGAATCGCTCTTCGCCCGGCCCGGCCTCGGCCGCCTGCTGCTCGATGCCGCCAACGCTCGGGACGTGCCGCTCGTGATCGGTGCCGTCGTCGCCGTCGCCGTCATCTACGTCGCGATCGTGATCCTGAGCGACGTGGTCGAGCTGCTCCTCGACCCGCGGCTGGTCGAGCCGCGCACGTCCGCGACCGCGGCCGATCTGACGGTGGGCGGATGA